Proteins from a single region of Aneurinibacillus sp. REN35:
- the fliD gene encoding flagellar filament capping protein FliD, which yields MPVNRLSGLMSGMDTESLVKQLMQAERMPVNKMKQQRQSLTWQSEMYRQWNTDIFTFRKTLLDMKLSKTYGTFNAVSSDANKVNVTSTAESLEGNHKMQVLQLAELAKLEGKPSLSTPSGAATLTININGKSKDIEIAAEDTMKDIVTKINTATVEGKSLGVSAAYDETLNQFVINSKETGTKSTFTLSGAEALQKLGIKQYEKELAAGATIDFANIAEFGALGRDITLKVGDIEKSIKVTSADNVDTILARMKKAFSSEGEVFSKNGTKIEITHPAGKVVKISSSNEDTLSKLGVSGASFDANIPVKALGKDAQFRYNDGEIIETPANNTTVFGLNYNFKQIGEVTTTVSRDIETEIKNIKEFINKYNEILDKLNKVIDEPVYRSFKPLTDEEREALSEKQIEQWEQKAKSGLLRRDGTLSALASNIRLQMGGTVDNGSKYNSLASIGIKSNTYKDQGKLQVDEEKLRKVLQEDPEAVKNLFIQSASDEKSGKTGLIHRVTANFEESSKLLIEKAGASGSAITDSSLFGKRILDLNKRIDDTEDRLIRKENNYYAKFTAMEKAMSKYNSQSGWLAQQFAAK from the coding sequence ATGCCCGTAAATCGTTTAAGTGGTCTGATGTCAGGAATGGATACCGAGTCACTGGTTAAGCAACTGATGCAGGCAGAGCGTATGCCAGTTAATAAAATGAAACAGCAACGTCAATCTTTAACCTGGCAAAGCGAGATGTATCGTCAATGGAATACAGATATCTTTACATTTCGTAAGACGTTGCTTGATATGAAGCTGTCTAAAACATATGGAACATTTAATGCTGTATCTTCTGATGCTAATAAGGTAAATGTCACTAGCACTGCAGAATCGCTTGAAGGAAATCATAAGATGCAAGTCTTACAACTTGCCGAGTTAGCAAAACTGGAAGGAAAGCCAAGTTTATCTACTCCTTCTGGGGCTGCAACTCTCACTATTAATATTAATGGAAAAAGTAAGGATATAGAGATTGCAGCTGAAGATACGATGAAAGATATCGTCACAAAAATTAATACTGCTACAGTTGAGGGAAAAAGCTTAGGTGTATCTGCTGCTTATGATGAAACTTTGAATCAATTTGTTATAAATTCAAAAGAAACAGGTACTAAGTCAACATTTACACTTAGTGGTGCGGAGGCACTTCAAAAGCTAGGTATCAAGCAATATGAAAAGGAACTTGCAGCTGGTGCAACAATAGATTTTGCAAATATTGCTGAGTTTGGTGCCTTAGGAAGGGACATAACTTTAAAGGTCGGAGATATCGAAAAAAGTATCAAAGTTACATCCGCGGATAACGTAGACACTATATTAGCGAGAATGAAAAAAGCATTCTCCTCGGAAGGGGAGGTTTTCAGTAAAAATGGAACAAAAATTGAGATTACGCATCCTGCGGGTAAGGTTGTAAAAATTTCTTCATCTAATGAAGATACATTGAGCAAGTTAGGTGTATCCGGAGCTTCTTTTGATGCAAACATTCCAGTAAAAGCATTAGGAAAAGATGCACAATTTCGTTATAATGACGGAGAAATTATTGAGACTCCAGCTAATAATACAACTGTTTTTGGACTTAACTATAACTTTAAGCAAATTGGAGAAGTCACCACAACTGTTTCTCGTGATATTGAAACAGAAATCAAAAATATTAAAGAATTTATTAATAAATATAATGAGATATTAGATAAATTGAATAAAGTAATTGATGAGCCAGTATACAGAAGCTTTAAACCACTTACTGATGAAGAGCGAGAAGCACTAAGTGAAAAGCAGATCGAGCAATGGGAACAAAAAGCTAAAAGTGGATTATTACGCAGAGATGGCACTCTATCAGCACTGGCATCGAATATACGTCTGCAGATGGGTGGAACAGTTGATAATGGTAGTAAATATAATTCGCTTGCTTCCATTGGCATTAAGTCAAATACGTACAAAGATCAAGGAAAGCTGCAAGTAGACGAGGAAAAACTAAGAAAAGTTCTTCAAGAAGATCCAGAAGCAGTAAAAAACCTGTTCATTCAGTCAGCTAGTGATGAAAAGAGCGGAAAGACTGGTCTCATTCATCGAGTTACAGCTAATTTTGAAGAATCTTCAAAATTGCTAATTGAAAAGGCTGGTGCAAGTGGAAGTGCAATTACTGATAGTAGCTTGTTTGGTAAAAGGATTCTTGATTTGAATAAAAGAATTGACGATACAGAAGATAGACTGATTCGAAAAGAGAATAACTATTATGCTAAATTTACTGCGATGGAAAAAGCGATGAGCAAATACAATTCGCAGAGTGGCTGGTTAGCACAACAGTTTGCAGCGAAATAA
- a CDS encoding EscU/YscU/HrcU family type III secretion system export apparatus switch protein has translation MMYKHIQRRPQKGDKPSQVAVIRYDKENDKAPTIVAQGRGAVAEKIIAKAKEHDIPMQEDGLLLENLLNLDLGSNVPPQLYQVVAEVLLLVRRASVGAPPMPVSPVENLRTLRQTPYWDGESEEEEEDISLDDLLQSIRNIE, from the coding sequence ATGATGTACAAACATATTCAGCGCCGGCCGCAGAAGGGAGACAAGCCTTCGCAGGTTGCGGTCATTCGTTATGACAAGGAGAATGACAAAGCGCCGACAATTGTCGCGCAAGGGCGCGGAGCGGTGGCAGAGAAGATCATTGCGAAGGCGAAGGAGCACGATATTCCGATGCAGGAGGATGGCCTGCTGCTTGAAAACCTGCTGAATCTAGATCTGGGCAGTAATGTGCCGCCTCAGCTATACCAGGTAGTCGCAGAAGTGCTGCTGCTCGTCCGACGGGCCAGCGTGGGTGCTCCCCCTATGCCTGTCTCTCCTGTAGAGAACCTGCGGACGCTTAGGCAGACGCCGTACTGGGACGGGGAGTCCGAAGAAGAGGAAGAAGATATCAGCTTGGATGATTTGCTGCAAAGCATTCGAAATATAGAATAA
- a CDS encoding flagellar protein FlaG, with the protein MSEFRTNLTHNFVGAGMLHRPSSVSQDSMDVSTKEQFVSIEGIKSNEDMKEQGAATEHEREKLEKMADTLFSTLDLGLALKFHEKSGDWYAVIQNKITHEVVKEVPPKYVLDLRVQLKEMIGFFLDKKV; encoded by the coding sequence ATGTCAGAATTTCGAACTAATCTTACACATAATTTTGTAGGCGCAGGAATGCTTCACAGACCTTCAAGTGTTTCCCAGGACTCCATGGATGTATCAACCAAAGAACAGTTTGTATCAATTGAAGGTATAAAATCAAATGAAGATATGAAAGAACAAGGTGCTGCTACAGAGCATGAACGTGAAAAACTAGAAAAAATGGCTGACACCTTATTTTCAACGCTTGATTTAGGATTAGCGCTAAAGTTTCATGAAAAAAGCGGAGATTGGTATGCAGTCATTCAGAATAAGATTACACATGAAGTTGTCAAAGAAGTTCCGCCTAAGTATGTACTAGATCTACGTGTACAGTTAAAGGAAATGATTGGATTTTTCTTAGATAAAAAAGTTTAA
- a CDS encoding flagellar export chaperone FliS — MDDILTPQNVELSDIHDRPELITSLLYKKMLEKLDAAIMLLPQRRYLEANQVLQHCNEILTRLGFGIKYEAGVLADQLELLYKYLFDRICEANLKKDIDILREVRRLVRILDDAWTTAMERAAQDKEQRGNTNTSNAPQASESVTSTTAPLSTPVRKPTVRMNPYQQREMEHEVYHYEMEKQEVHLKK, encoded by the coding sequence ATGGACGATATCCTAACTCCGCAGAATGTGGAATTGAGCGATATTCATGACAGGCCCGAATTAATCACATCATTGTTGTATAAGAAGATGCTTGAAAAGCTGGACGCAGCGATTATGCTGCTGCCGCAGCGTCGCTATCTAGAAGCGAATCAGGTGCTGCAGCACTGTAATGAGATTCTGACCCGCTTAGGATTTGGGATTAAATATGAAGCAGGCGTGCTGGCGGATCAGCTAGAGCTTCTATATAAGTATTTATTTGATAGAATTTGCGAAGCGAATCTAAAAAAAGATATAGATATTCTTAGAGAGGTGCGGCGTCTGGTCCGCATTCTCGATGATGCATGGACGACGGCTATGGAGCGTGCTGCGCAGGACAAAGAGCAGAGAGGGAATACGAACACTAGCAATGCACCACAAGCAAGCGAGTCAGTGACATCAACCACAGCGCCTCTGTCGACTCCGGTTCGCAAGCCAACTGTAAGAATGAACCCGTATCAGCAGCGTGAAATGGAGCACGAGGTCTATCACTATGAGATGGAAAAACAAGAAGTTCATTTGAAAAAATAG